From the Ostrinia nubilalis chromosome 16, ilOstNubi1.1, whole genome shotgun sequence genome, one window contains:
- the LOC135079235 gene encoding cytochrome P450 6B6-like, whose translation MLTLIILSVVLVAGYFYCVKNYDYWKKRGVPYVQPVVIFGCTIDPFLQRRSMTELFVEWYKKYPDEKVVGLFEGTKPCLLIRDPELVKRVLITDFVSFHERGLHPDQEGIEPLLSNLFFVEGDLWRSLRQRMTPAFTSGKLKAMFPLIVERAEKLQTRALNAARQGKVIDARDLMARYTTDFIGACGFGLDADSLNEENSDFRKLGKEIFRFGFMHGVKSVLKDLFPRFFRSVKFFGNIENQVLSLVYNIQKQRNFQPSNRHDFIDLLMECQRKGPIEIESLVKVKADGTPSRTIIEMTDQLLAAQVFIFFAAGFETSSSSTSYTLHQLAYNPEVLKKVQKEIDKVLSKHDNKLSFEAVKEMTYLEWTFREGMRMFPSLGYLSRMCTQKYTFPELDLTIDKVGIIIPLQALHMDPQYFENPEEFRPERFDPENEKESNKYVYLPFGQGPRACIGERLGLMQSLAGLAAVLSKFDVTPAPESKRVLDVKPQYDIVQNIAG comes from the exons ATGTTAACATTAATTATTCTATCAGTAGTTCTCGTAGCTGGGTACTTTTACTGTGTGAAAAACTATGACTACTGGAAAAAACGCGGTGTGCCATACGTACAGCCGGTGGTGATTTTCGGTTGTACGATAGATCCATTCTTGCAGAGAAGGAGTATGACAGAGTTGTTTGTGGAATGGTACAAGAAGTACCCAGACGAGAAGGTCGTTGGATTATTCGAGGGGACCAAGCCTTGTCTTTTGATCAGAGATCCGGAGTTGGTGAAACGTGTGCTCATTACAGACTTTGTGAGTTTCCATGAACGTGGCCTTCACCCTGATCAAGAAGGCATCGAACCCCTTCTAAGTAATTTGTTTTTCGTTGAAGGAGATCTGTGGCGGTCTCTGCGACAGCGTATGACGCCAGCTTTCACCAGTGGCAAACTAAAAGCCATGTTTCCATTGATCGTTGAACGTGCGGAGAAACTACAAACTCGTGCGTTGAATGCTGCCCGCCAGGGTAAAGTAATCGATGCTCGTGATCTGATGGCGAGGTACACCACTGACTTCATCGGAGCATGTGGTTTTGGACTCGATGCCGACTCGCTCAACGAAGAAAACTCCGATTTCCGAAAACTTGGCAAGGAAATCTTCCGATTCGGTTTCATGCACGGTGTCAAATCAGTGCTCAAAGATTTGTTCCCTAGatttttcaggagcgtaaagttttttggaaatatcgaAAATCAGGTGCTGTCACTTGTGTATAATATTCAGAAGCAAAGGAATTTCCAGCCGTCGAATAGACATGACTTCATAGATTTGTTAATGGAATGCCAAAGGAAAGGGCCTATCGAGATTGAGTCGCTGGTAAAAGTGAAGGCTGATGGTACTCCATCGAGAACCATAATTGAAATGACGGATCAGTTATTAGCTGCTCAGGTGTTCATCTTCTTCGCTGCAGGATTTGAGACTTCCTCGTCGTCTACTAGCTATACATTGCACCAGCTTGCTTATAATCCGGAAGTTTTGAAGAAAGTGCAAAAAGAAATTGATAAGGTGTTGAGTAAGCATGATAACAAGTTATCTTTTGAAGCTGTAAAAGAGATGACGTATTTGGAATGGACGTTCAGAGAAGGAATGAGAATGTTTCCGTCCCTCGGGTATTTATCAAGAATGTGCACCCAGAAGTATACGTTCCCTGAGCTGGATCTGACAATTGACAAGGTTGGAATCATAATTCCTCTTCAAGCTTTACACATGGACCCACAGTACTTCGAGAACCCAGAAGAGTTCAGGCCTGAACGATTTGATCCTGAAAATGAGAAGGAAtcaaataaatatgtttatttgccGTTTGGGCAAGGCCCAAGAGCTTgtatag GAGAACGACTAGGCCTGATGCAATCCTTGGCTGGTCTCGCGGCAGTTCTCTCAAAGTTCGACGTGACTCCCGCTCCTGAGAGCAAACGGGTTCTGGACGTGAAACCCCAGTATGACATCGTCCAGAACATTGCGGGGTGA